The following are encoded in a window of Flavobacteriales bacterium genomic DNA:
- a CDS encoding WbqC family protein — protein sequence MSQERRTAIMQPYVFPYLGYYQLFHAADTFVSLDDAAFINKGWVNRNRLLLQGGPHFFTIPLSARSQNVSIRDTRVAPDDGWRRKLLTTLGHAYRKAPYFDEVYPIFERVLALPGESVADTAERSLMLVLDHLGTPRSIRRASELGLDPELHGQDRILAICGAVGTDLYVNPAGGRELYLAERFKERGIRLRFLRSEIVPYTQGTAGHFEPGLSMIDVLMWNSRSSVLDMMARYQLEE from the coding sequence ATGAGCCAGGAGCGTCGTACCGCGATCATGCAGCCCTATGTGTTCCCTTACCTGGGATACTACCAGCTGTTCCATGCCGCCGACACTTTCGTCTCACTCGATGATGCCGCATTCATCAACAAGGGATGGGTGAACCGGAACCGCCTGCTCTTGCAGGGTGGCCCGCACTTCTTCACCATACCGCTCAGTGCGCGCAGCCAGAACGTGAGCATCCGCGATACGCGTGTGGCACCCGATGACGGATGGCGGCGGAAGTTGCTCACCACCCTCGGTCATGCGTATCGCAAGGCGCCATACTTCGATGAGGTGTACCCCATTTTCGAGCGGGTCCTGGCGCTGCCAGGAGAGAGTGTCGCGGATACCGCGGAGCGTTCGTTGATGCTCGTGCTCGATCATCTGGGCACTCCCCGTTCCATCAGAAGGGCGAGCGAGTTGGGGTTGGATCCGGAGCTGCATGGCCAGGACCGTATCCTCGCGATCTGCGGGGCGGTGGGCACCGATCTCTATGTGAATCCAGCAGGGGGGCGCGAGCTTTACCTGGCGGAGCGGTTCAAGGAACGCGGCATCCGTTTGCGGTTCCTGCGCTCGGAGATCGTTCCCTACACACAAGGCACGGCGGGCCATTTTGAGCCCGGACTGTCCATGATCGATGTGCTCATGTGGAACTCGAGGAGTTCGGTCCTGGACATGATGGCCAGATACCAGTTGGAGGAATGA
- a CDS encoding sulfotransferase, whose protein sequence is MRSNDPAPIFLVGSERSGSNLLRSLLGNHSRVEAPVAPHYFDSWSGMLHHYGDLRVERNMAYLLQDMMEFANHDFNKWGLRLDVAEALREHQPKSFWDAFDVIYRAKARMHGKPIYACKGNHIFNYAFQVKARWPESRLLYLYRDPRDHCASWKKKPAHLRTVWDSMRKWESEQRRCLELVKRHGVDMHFISYEDLISDTPQVMAGALRFCGLPVEENCFQTDSEKQQETARRFVYWENIDKPIIRDNAKKYRRDLTPQEIEMIETRAGSVMEELGYEFDTRRAWRPPFAHAFRLKMERRRVTRRDRGHYEKELGILRSKLELRREIGKRAASRKDVVR, encoded by the coding sequence ATGCGATCGAACGATCCAGCCCCGATCTTCCTGGTAGGCTCCGAAAGGTCCGGCAGCAACCTGCTGCGAAGCCTCTTGGGCAACCACTCGCGCGTGGAGGCGCCCGTGGCCCCGCACTATTTCGACTCTTGGTCAGGCATGCTGCACCACTATGGTGACCTGCGGGTGGAGAGGAACATGGCGTACCTGCTCCAGGATATGATGGAGTTCGCGAACCACGACTTCAACAAATGGGGCCTGCGGTTGGATGTGGCGGAAGCCCTTCGCGAGCACCAACCCAAGAGCTTCTGGGACGCGTTCGATGTGATCTACCGGGCCAAGGCGCGGATGCACGGTAAACCCATCTACGCCTGCAAGGGGAACCACATCTTCAACTATGCCTTCCAGGTGAAGGCGCGATGGCCGGAAAGCAGGCTGCTGTACCTGTATCGGGATCCGCGCGACCATTGTGCCTCCTGGAAGAAGAAACCCGCGCACCTGAGGACCGTTTGGGATTCCATGCGGAAGTGGGAAAGTGAACAGCGCAGGTGCCTGGAACTGGTCAAGCGCCATGGCGTCGACATGCACTTCATCAGCTATGAGGACCTGATCTCCGACACTCCCCAGGTGATGGCCGGGGCCCTGCGGTTCTGCGGTCTGCCGGTGGAGGAGAACTGTTTCCAGACCGACTCGGAGAAGCAGCAGGAAACGGCACGGCGATTCGTCTATTGGGAAAATATCGACAAGCCCATCATCCGGGACAATGCGAAGAAGTATCGAAGGGACCTCACACCGCAGGAGATCGAGATGATCGAGACCAGGGCGGGTTCGGTCATGGAGGAACTTGGTTACGAGTTCGACACGCGGCGGGCATGGCGCCCTCCATTCGCCCACGCGTTCAGGCTCAAAATGGAGCGCAGGAGGGTCACGCGGCGCGACCGTGGGCATTATGAAAAGGAACTGGGGATCCTGCGCAGCAAGCTTGAGCTTCGACGTGAGATCGGCAAGCGCGCGGCGTCGAGAAAGGATGTGGTCAGGTAG
- a CDS encoding DegT/DnrJ/EryC1/StrS family aminotransferase — MEQPPVYVTRTFLPPREEYLHWLDQAYSTHVLTNNGPIHRLLEETLRARFEVPHLKLMANGTLALQLALRALKVRGQVITTPFSYVATTSAILWEGCEPVFVDIDPETCCIDPALIEAAITPDTSAILATHVYGIPCDVEAIDAIARKYGLKVIYDAAHAFDVGVAGRSVLAYGDASTLSFHATKLFHTVEGGAVVLHRKDHDHDIRLLRSFGHIGDEHFTLGMNAKMSELHAAMGMAVLPYLPACIADRKRLYDTYTGLFAGTPVKVLPEFPGTVHNYAYFPVFLKDGATRERVQAALVAHGINPRRYFYPSLNRLPYVDQVAMPVSEHMAETVLSLPFYPGLPDHIPRKIVDLMIPCL, encoded by the coding sequence ATGGAGCAGCCACCGGTATACGTTACCCGCACGTTCCTGCCACCCCGGGAGGAGTATCTGCATTGGCTGGACCAGGCCTACTCCACGCATGTCCTCACGAACAACGGACCCATACATCGTTTGTTGGAGGAGACCCTGCGCGCCCGGTTCGAAGTGCCCCACCTGAAGCTCATGGCCAATGGCACGCTGGCCTTGCAGCTCGCCTTGCGGGCGCTCAAGGTGCGGGGGCAGGTGATCACCACGCCATTCAGTTATGTGGCCACTACCAGCGCCATCCTCTGGGAGGGTTGCGAACCGGTCTTCGTGGATATCGATCCCGAAACGTGTTGCATCGACCCCGCTTTGATCGAAGCCGCCATAACACCTGACACCAGCGCCATTCTGGCCACCCATGTGTATGGGATCCCATGCGATGTGGAGGCCATCGATGCCATCGCGCGGAAATATGGATTGAAGGTGATCTATGATGCGGCCCACGCCTTCGACGTGGGGGTCGCAGGCAGGAGCGTTCTGGCCTATGGCGATGCCAGCACCCTCAGCTTCCACGCCACCAAGCTCTTCCATACCGTGGAGGGTGGTGCCGTGGTGCTGCACCGGAAGGACCACGATCATGACATCCGCTTGCTGCGCAGTTTCGGCCACATCGGTGATGAGCATTTCACCCTTGGCATGAACGCCAAAATGAGCGAGTTGCATGCGGCCATGGGGATGGCGGTGCTGCCGTACCTGCCGGCGTGCATCGCCGATAGGAAGCGATTGTATGACACCTACACAGGACTGTTCGCCGGAACACCGGTCAAGGTGCTGCCCGAATTCCCGGGAACCGTCCACAACTACGCTTACTTCCCGGTGTTCCTGAAGGACGGGGCCACCCGCGAACGCGTGCAGGCCGCCTTGGTGGCCCATGGGATCAACCCCAGGCGATATTTCTATCCTTCCCTGAACCGGCTTCCGTATGTCGACCAAGTGGCCATGCCCGTGTCGGAGCATATGGCCGAGACCGTGCTGAGCCTTCCGTTCTACCCGGGGTTGCCGGACCACATACCCCGGAAGATCGTTGACCTGATGATACCCTGCTTGTGA
- a CDS encoding sulfotransferase, producing the protein MGALSYRMGRMLDVVSPRMLPSFIIIGAQKSGTTHLFNVLSKHPSILPPKRKELHFFDRNADHRLGFSYYRQLFPRKPWFGGRFVTFEATPSYMWEAHYAERIHQVMPQVLIVAVLRDPVKRAFSAWQMSQRKKDHPVQGHLYDPLSFEEAVRGELAGEPRTGGSSYLRHGEYAEQLRPFVDLFGKDRVKVFSFRDMRDRLPWLVGELCLWSGIEVLPADHSAFTLPPRKGGYDVGMAPGLEAELYRHFQPGLEALDHLMGRPMDLIEH; encoded by the coding sequence ATGGGAGCACTGAGTTACCGTATGGGCCGCATGCTGGATGTGGTATCGCCCAGGATGCTGCCCTCCTTCATCATCATCGGCGCGCAGAAGAGTGGGACGACCCATTTGTTCAACGTCCTGTCCAAGCATCCGTCCATCCTGCCACCGAAGCGCAAGGAGTTGCATTTCTTCGACAGGAACGCCGATCACCGGTTGGGGTTCTCATATTATCGCCAGCTCTTCCCAAGGAAGCCATGGTTCGGCGGACGCTTCGTCACCTTTGAGGCGACCCCCAGCTATATGTGGGAGGCACACTATGCCGAACGCATCCACCAGGTGATGCCCCAAGTTCTGATCGTGGCTGTGCTTCGCGATCCGGTGAAGCGCGCCTTCTCCGCGTGGCAGATGTCCCAGCGCAAAAAGGATCATCCGGTCCAGGGCCACCTCTACGATCCGCTGTCCTTCGAGGAAGCGGTGCGTGGCGAACTGGCCGGAGAACCCCGCACCGGTGGATCCAGTTACCTGCGCCATGGGGAATACGCCGAACAGCTTCGGCCCTTTGTCGACCTGTTCGGGAAGGACCGGGTGAAGGTGTTCTCCTTCAGGGATATGCGTGACAGACTGCCATGGCTGGTGGGTGAGTTGTGCCTATGGAGCGGTATCGAAGTTCTGCCCGCGGACCACTCCGCTTTCACACTTCCACCCAGAAAGGGGGGATATGATGTGGGTATGGCTCCCGGGTTGGAGGCTGAACTTTACCGACATTTCCAGCCCGGCTTGGAAGCGTTGGACCATCTCATGGGTCGCCCCATGGACCTGATCGAGCATTAG
- a CDS encoding FkbM family methyltransferase: MVGGPAKGLRMLVNDRAPAFRQMIAGTYDAHIHEALDHAAIRPDMVLDVGAHMGYHVLCFAMRWPEARVVAFEPNPVNVGRLREQLVLNPSIAGRVEVMSMALADVDGRMDMRASSNIEDQTSSGGYLHGVRPSLPEEVYTKAGFHSFSVPVHRLDTLVEKHAWQGIGLVKIDVEGAEHMVLHGAMETLAHARPVLLIEVHSVACTFRVMELLHGLRYRVVLLHEEDPRRGFLMATSDR, from the coding sequence GTGGTCGGGGGCCCCGCCAAGGGCCTGCGCATGTTGGTGAACGACCGGGCCCCGGCCTTCCGCCAGATGATCGCGGGCACCTACGATGCTCATATCCACGAAGCGTTGGACCATGCCGCCATCCGCCCGGACATGGTGTTAGACGTGGGTGCCCACATGGGTTACCATGTGCTTTGTTTCGCCATGCGCTGGCCCGAAGCGCGTGTTGTCGCCTTCGAACCCAACCCGGTGAACGTGGGACGCCTCCGCGAACAACTCGTCTTGAACCCCTCGATCGCCGGACGGGTCGAGGTGATGTCCATGGCGCTTGCCGATGTCGATGGCAGGATGGACATGCGCGCTTCCTCCAACATCGAGGACCAGACGAGTTCCGGCGGGTATCTCCATGGCGTACGTCCAAGTCTACCAGAGGAGGTGTACACCAAGGCCGGGTTCCACTCCTTCAGTGTGCCCGTGCATCGACTGGACACGCTCGTGGAGAAGCACGCCTGGCAGGGCATCGGTCTTGTGAAGATCGACGTGGAGGGGGCGGAACACATGGTTTTGCATGGCGCCATGGAAACCCTGGCCCATGCACGGCCCGTGTTGCTGATCGAAGTGCATTCCGTGGCATGCACATTCCGGGTGATGGAGCTGCTTCACGGACTGCGTTATCGTGTGGTCCTGTTGCATGAAGAGGATCCACGCCGCGGATTCCTCATGGCCACCAGTGATCGATGA
- a CDS encoding ABC transporter ATP-binding protein, translating into MARDTVIRVEDVHKRYRLGIIGSSLLTDEVSAVWARMRRRPDPRLLVEKAHIGQRRGQYFWALQGVSFEVKRGDILGIVGRNGAGKSTILKLLSRISLPTRGRISLKGKLSSLLEVGTGFHPELTGRENIFLNGAILGMRKAEIVRKLDEIIAFSGIEHHLDTPIKRYSSGMKVRLGFSVAAHLDPDILIVDEVLAVGDAEFQRKCLGSMRKVADSGRTILLVSHNVNAVHNLCNSAIWLDQGELRMSGGTHEVVRSYLEKYAVETHAQEWEAEHAPGTDELRLLSVKATSLAPDGELLTSHALRIEFELLNLGIIDDDLDITLRVSTHNEVLAFISSMARELDSVVWEPGRSKVTCIIPPHLLNEGGYRFTAHFRRNGRRIFQVNDAIVLEMRHEGEEDMPYVRRPGVVHPKLRWER; encoded by the coding sequence ATGGCGCGCGATACGGTGATCCGGGTGGAGGATGTGCACAAGCGCTACCGGCTTGGCATCATCGGCAGTTCATTGCTCACCGACGAAGTGTCGGCGGTATGGGCGCGCATGCGCCGCAGGCCCGACCCCCGCCTGCTGGTGGAAAAGGCCCACATCGGCCAGCGCCGGGGCCAGTATTTCTGGGCCTTGCAAGGGGTGAGCTTCGAAGTGAAGCGTGGTGACATCCTGGGCATCGTGGGGCGCAACGGCGCGGGCAAGAGCACCATCCTCAAGCTCCTTTCGCGCATCTCCCTCCCCACACGAGGCCGCATCAGCCTCAAAGGCAAACTCAGCAGTCTGCTGGAAGTGGGCACGGGTTTCCATCCCGAACTCACCGGCCGGGAGAACATCTTCCTCAACGGCGCCATCCTGGGCATGCGCAAGGCCGAGATCGTGCGCAAGCTGGACGAGATCATCGCCTTCAGCGGCATCGAACACCACCTGGACACGCCCATCAAGCGTTACAGCAGCGGCATGAAGGTCCGCCTGGGCTTCTCTGTGGCGGCGCATCTGGACCCGGACATCCTCATCGTGGACGAAGTGCTCGCCGTGGGCGACGCCGAGTTCCAGCGCAAGTGCTTGGGCAGCATGCGCAAGGTGGCCGACAGTGGCCGCACCATCCTGCTCGTGAGCCACAATGTGAACGCGGTGCACAACCTGTGCAACTCGGCCATCTGGTTGGACCAGGGCGAGTTGCGCATGAGCGGGGGCACCCATGAAGTGGTGCGGTCCTATCTGGAGAAATACGCCGTGGAGACCCATGCCCAGGAGTGGGAAGCGGAACATGCACCGGGTACCGATGAGTTGCGCCTGTTGTCGGTGAAGGCCACCAGCCTTGCCCCCGATGGCGAGTTGCTCACCAGTCATGCCCTCCGGATTGAGTTCGAGTTGCTCAACCTGGGCATCATCGACGATGATCTCGACATCACCTTGCGGGTCAGTACACACAACGAGGTACTGGCTTTCATCTCCAGTATGGCGCGCGAGTTGGACAGCGTGGTCTGGGAGCCGGGGCGATCCAAGGTCACATGCATCATTCCGCCGCATTTGCTGAATGAGGGAGGCTACCGGTTCACGGCCCATTTCCGCCGCAACGGCAGGCGTATCTTCCAGGTGAATGACGCCATCGTTCTGGAGATGCGGCACGAGGGGGAGGAGGACATGCCCTACGTGCGGCGCCCCGGAGTGGTCCACCCGAAGCTTCGCTGGGAGCGCTGA
- a CDS encoding ABC transporter permease — protein sequence MVKDQEHWNVVIDPRRPWWVVDLRELWRYRDLLKLLVRRDLLAVYKQTILGPAWQVVQPLLTSIMFAVVFGMMARLAEPGYPPLLFYMSGVVPWLFFASVLNRTAQTLVFNAQLMTKVYYPRLISPMATTLSASVSFFTQLATFSLFAVYFHLMGEFTMRFRPDAALLPLLIIVLMMIAGGLGLLVSALTTKFRDFTVLLGFGVQLLMFMSPVIFPLSRVPEGSTLRTVIELNPMTPVIEGFRAVLLGTPMDWGTMLYAVGFAVGSTVVGILIFQRAERSFADVV from the coding sequence ATGGTGAAGGACCAGGAACATTGGAACGTGGTCATAGACCCACGGCGGCCATGGTGGGTGGTGGACCTGCGCGAATTGTGGCGCTATCGGGACCTGTTGAAGCTGCTGGTGCGGCGCGACCTGCTCGCCGTTTACAAGCAGACCATCCTCGGCCCCGCCTGGCAGGTGGTGCAGCCACTTCTCACCTCCATCATGTTCGCCGTGGTCTTCGGCATGATGGCCCGCCTGGCCGAGCCCGGGTATCCTCCGCTGCTCTTCTACATGAGCGGTGTGGTCCCCTGGCTCTTCTTCGCCAGTGTGCTCAACCGTACCGCGCAGACCCTGGTGTTCAACGCGCAGCTCATGACCAAGGTCTACTATCCGCGCCTCATCTCGCCCATGGCCACCACGCTCTCCGCCTCGGTGAGCTTCTTCACCCAACTGGCCACCTTCTCCCTCTTCGCGGTCTACTTCCACCTCATGGGCGAGTTCACCATGCGCTTCCGTCCCGATGCCGCCCTGCTGCCCCTGCTCATCATCGTGCTGATGATGATCGCCGGCGGCCTCGGCCTGCTGGTGTCCGCGCTCACCACCAAGTTCCGAGACTTCACCGTGCTGCTCGGCTTCGGTGTGCAACTGCTCATGTTCATGAGCCCGGTGATATTCCCCCTCTCACGGGTGCCCGAGGGAAGCACGCTTCGCACCGTCATCGAACTCAATCCCATGACCCCCGTGATCGAAGGATTCCGCGCGGTGTTGCTGGGCACCCCAATGGATTGGGGCACCATGCTCTACGCCGTTGGATTCGCCGTGGGCAGCACGGTGGTCGGCATCCTCATCTTCCAACGGGCCGAAAGGTCCTTCGCTGACGTGGTCTGA